tgccttaaaaaaaaaaaaagatacatgacttgcaaatgaaaagatgcttaacacgATTCGTTATTgcggaaatgcaaattaaaaccatgagacaacactacacacctattaggatatttaaaattagaaataatgtcCATACCAAATTCTGGTAAAAATATAGAGCAACTTGAAATCTCATACACTggtagtaggaatgtaaaatggtactgcaactttagaaaacagtttgacagtatattaattttttaaatatacaaccCCTACCATATGtcccagccattccactcctatttacccaaaagaaacaaagcatATATCCATACAAAAATTTGTGAATGGATGTTCATAGccactttatttgtaatagccccaaactgaaaataaccaaaatgtccatcaacaggtaaatggaaaaacaaatggtagtatatgtatatgtagtgATGTGAACGGTACCCCTCCCCAACAGATGTTCACTCAGAACCTgtaaatgtgactttatttgggaaAATGGTCTTTGCAAATATAACTAAGTTAAGGATATCAAGATAAGATCATCCTAGATTAGGATGAGACCTAAGTCTAATGACAAGAGTCtttagaagagaagggaaaagacaCATCAGAAGAGAAGGTGATGGGAAGACAGAGGTAGAGACTGAAATAAGGCATTACAAACAAACGAACTACACAGATTGTCTGCAGCCAGTAAAAGCTAAAAGAGAAGCTTGGAACCCATTCTCCCTGAAAGCCTTTAGAAGAAACGAACCCTGtcgacaccttgatttcagacttctggccaacagaactgtgagggaatacatttttgttgttaaagCCACCAattttgtggcaatttgttatggcagccctatgAAATGAATACAccacatgatggaatactactcagcaatgaaaatgaatgaaatgaatgctGTACATAATAACaggaatctcaaaataattattctgaatGAAAGAACCTGTACCATAAAAAGTACacaatgtataattttatttaaataaaattctagaaaatacatAACATTCTATTAATAGAATAAGGGAAAGAAAATCCATGGTTGCTTCAGGATGGGAGGGTCAGAATGGCAGAGAGGGCTAAGATGACAGATTACCAAGGGGCCCAAGGAAACTTTTGAATTCATGGATATTTTCATTATCTTGTTTCTGTTGATAATTTCATGGGTGTATACGCATGCCCAAAATTAACAAGTATGTGTCTTTTATTgcatgtcaattatacctcaataaagttctTGAAAATATAGTCTAAATTTAGTCTTTTGTTGGGGGGCCATGTAACAACTTAGCTATTTTAGATGATATCATGGCAGCAGAGGGGTGCCTCTCCTCTGTAGGATGCCCTTGTATCCTCATCACTGGCCTGGATAATAATGCGATGGCTTCCCACCCACGGGAAATGTCACTATGTAGTATTTATTGGCTCATTTATTCTACATACATTTGAGTTCcttctatttttcaaatatagttCTTGGTAGTGTAAATACAATCGATAATGATTAAGACAAAagccctcatgaagcttacattccaTGAGATGAATCAGACAAACAAAACTATTAGGTATTTATAATGTCCAGtggggatttaaaaaatacaaatcagagTAAAGGGCAAGTGGTGGCAGCTGCTGCTTTAGAGAGGGGTTATAAGAAGATCTCTCTGAGGATATGTCATTTGAGTGAGGGAGCCAAAACCTTGAGACAGAAGTGCACATCTGGCACACCGGAGGGAAAGGAAGCTAGTGTGACTAAAGCAGAATGGACAGGTGGAGTGGGCAGGAATGATGTCCAAGGGGTAGGCCTGGACATGGAAGGACTGTGTGCTTTGTCCTAAGCATGATGCAGAGGGAACACAGGGTTTTGAGGAAGGCTGTGATGTGATCTATAtgtgttttatgtatttgtttatttatttattttacaagagACACATTTTATGTATAAAGATACAGATGGATCGAAAGTACAAGGACCAAAAAAGATACCATGCAAACACTAACTACAACAACAATAAAGCTGTTAtggttatattaatatcagacaaagcagtcacttttttttcaacttttattttagatacaggggatacatgtgcaggttggttacatgggtatatttcaTTCAGGTAGTGAgcttagtacccaataggtagttttccagCCCACATGCACCTCTGTCTTAtagggggaaccagcccccaatatttcaatgtaacagttcttttttattttccctaagtgtcggcctgtctgagaaataaagagaaagagtacaaaagaaagaaattttacatCTGGGTctccgggggtgacatcacatgtcggcaggttccatgatgcctgagccacaaaaccagcaagtttttattagcgatTTTCAAAGGTgtgggagtgtatgaataggctgtgggtcacagagatcacatgcttcaaaggcaataaaatatcacaaggcaaatgggggcagagcaagatcacaaggtcagggcaaaattagaattactaatGAGGTTTCATGTCCTGCTGAGCtcacattgtcattgataaacatcttaacaggaaacagggttcaagagcagacaaccagtctgactagaattcgccaggctggaatttcctaatcctagcaagcctgggggcgctgcaggagaccagggagtATTTCATCCTTTATCTACAACTGCATAAGAtggacactcccagagcggccattttaggGACTCCCCCTGGGAATGCCTTCGTTTTCCCAGAGttattccttgctgagaaaagaaTTCCGCGATATTTCCTATTCACtttctgaaagaagagaaatatgactcggTTCTTCCCGGCCCCGCAGACAGTCAGACtttatggttatctcccttgttccctgaaaattgctgttatcctgttcttttaggatgcccagatttcatattattcaagcacacatgttttacaaacaatttgccCAGATAACaaaatcatcacagggtcctgaggcaacatacatcctcatcttatgaagatgatgggattaagagattaaagtaaagacaggcataggaaattataagagtattgattggggaagtgataagtgtccatgaaatcttcacaatttatgttcagagattgcagtaaagacaggtgtaagaaattacaaaagtattaatttggggaactaacaaatgtccatgaaatcttcacaatttatgttctgcTGTGGtttcagccagtccctctgtttggggtccctgacttcccacaacactgTCTCTTCCCACTCTAGTTGTCCCCAACATCTGtcattcccatgtttatgttcCTGAATGCCCAAAGTTTCACTCCCACaggtgagaacatgaagtatttgattttctgttcctgcattaatttccttaggattatggcctccatctccaaccacgttgctgcaaaggacatgactttattcatttttatggctacatgctattccatggtgtctatgtaccacattttctttatccagtctaaccattgatgagcacctaggttgattccatgtctttactactCTGAATAGTGCAgcgatgaacatatgcatgcatgtttctttttggtagaatgatttattttcctttgggtagatacccagtaatggaactGGTGGATCaaatgtatttctgttttaagttctttgagaaatctccaaactgctttccacagtggctgaactaatttacattcccaccaacaatgtagaAGTGTTGTCTTTTCTccgcagcctcaccaacatctgttatttttttactttttggtaatagccattccaactggtggaagatggtatctcattgtgattttgatctgcatttctctgatgagcattttctcatatgtttacTTGTGTGtgttctttcgagaagtgtctgttcatgtcctttgcccatttttcatgGGGTagctttttgcttgttgatttaagttccttatagagtcttgatattagatctttgtcagatgcatagtttgcaaatattttctcccattctgtaggtagtCTGTTTACTGATGgcttctttggctgtgcagaatctctttagtttaattaggtcccactggtccatttttttttgtttttgttgcaattgcttttggggacttagccaaaaattctttgccaaggttGATGTCAACAAgggcatttcctaggttttcttctagaatttgttttcaatttttatgtttatttattcttttttaattttttaaaattttgtgggtGCATATTAGATATATATACTTATGGCGTACatgggatgttttgatacaggcatgcaatgtgaaataagcacatcatggataatggagtatccatccccaGAAGCATTTATCTTTCAAGTTACAAATAATGCAATTAcactctttaaattatttttaaatgtacaattaagttatttttattatagtcaccctgttgtgctatcaaatagtaggtcttattcattctttttatttttttgtacccattaaccatcctcatcTCCCCCCAACAGCCcccactacacttcccagcccctcctccatgagttctattgttttgatttttagatcccacaaataagtgagaacatgcaatgtttgtctttctgtgcctggcttatttcacttaacataataaactccagttccattcatgttgttgcaagtgactggatctcattatttttatggctgacgagtactccattgtgtatatgcaccacattttctttatccatccatctgctgatggacatttaggttgcttccaaatcttagtaAACAGTGCTGGAAccaacataggagtgcagatatctcttctatatactaatttcctttctttggggcatattttctaggatttttataggtTGAAGTCTTGCATTTAaaactttaatccatcttcagttagtttttatgtatggtgaaaggtaagggtctggtttcattcttctgcatatggctagccagttatcccagcaccatttattgaaaagaaagtcctttccccattgcttgtttttcttggtcttgtcaaagatcagatattttTAAGTGTAAGGCTTTATTTCAGaagtttctattctgttccatttgtctatgtgtctgtttttgtgtcgataccatgctgttttggttactatagctttataggatagtttgaagtcaggtagtgtgatgtctctggctttgttctttttacttggGGCTACTTTTGCTATtcaggctattttttggttccacgTGAATTcagagtagtttttttctaattctgtgatggatgacattggtaatttgatagaaatagtgttgaatctgtaagcCACTTTGGGGAATATGACCGTTTTAATAATATTGATCTtacaattcatgaacatgggatgtttttccacttatttgtgccatctctggtttctttgagcagtgatttgtagttctccttgtagaaattTTTCACctctccttggttagctgtattcctaggtatttcattttctttgtggctattgtaaatggggttgTGTTCTTGATTTATTCTCAGCTTGAAtactattggtgtatagaaatgctactagttttgtatattgattttgtatcctgaaatctTACTAAAACTGTTTATCAGCTCTATTaaccttttggcagagtctttagggttttctgcattttaaaatgagcattCTGGCTGCTGCAGGAAGATAAGAATGATCTAGTTAGGAGGCTTTGACAACAGTCCGTGAGATATATACTATGGCGTGGCCTAGAGATGATGAGAAGTGATCAGATTTAGGATACACTGTAAAGGTACAGCCAATACATCTATCtgatgtaaaatagaaaaatagaggaaGTAGTCATTATTCTAAGGTTTTGGAGCAACTGGGTGAATGATAGCACAATTTAATGTGATGGGAGATAATAGATTTTGGGTGTGTTTGGAATTAAGAATTTACTTTCGGAGAACCCAGCAGAGCTGGTTGAGCTTTCAAATGTGCGGTTGTGGGTTCGGGGTTTATTGGTTGAATTCCGCTGGCTCAGGAGCCTCTGCAGAGAAAGCGTGAGAGATGGAGATGGGCAAATGGATTCATTTAGAGCTGCGGAACAGGACGCCCTCCGATGTGAAAGAACTTTTCCTGGACAACAGTCAGTCAAATGAAGGCAAATTGGAAGGCCTCACAGATGAATTTGAAGAACTGGAATTATTAAATACAATCAACATAGGCCTCACCTCAATTGCAAACTTGCCAAAGTTAAACAAACTTAAGAAGCTTGAACTAAGCAGTAACAGAGCCTCAGTGGGCCTAGAAGTATTGGCAGAAAAGTGTCCAAACCTCATACATCTAAATTTAAGTGGCAACAAAATTAAAGACCTCAGCACAATAGAGCCCCTGAAAAAGTTAGAAAACCTCGAGAGCTTAGACCTTTTCACTTGCGAGGTAACCAACCTGAACAACTACTGAGAAAAGATGTTCAAGCTCCTCCTGCAACTCACATATCTCAACGGCTGTGACCCGGATGACAAGGAGGCCCCTAACTCGGATGGTGAGGGCTTTGTGGAGTGCCTGGATGAcaaggaggaggatgaggatgaggaggagtATGATGAAGATGCTCAGGTAATGGAAGATGAGGAGGacgaggatgaggaggaggaacgTGAAGAGGAGGACGTGAGTGGAGACGAGGAGGAGAAGGATGAAGGTTATAACAATGGAGAGGTAGAtgatgaggaagatgaagaagagcTTGGTGAAGAAGAAAGGGGTCAGAAGCGAAAATAAGAAACTGAAGATGAGGGAGAAGACGATGCCTAAGTGGAATAATCTATTTTGAAAAATTCCTTTTGTGATTTTACTGTTTTTAGCCGTatcccctcccccactccaaTCCTGCCCcctgaaacttatttttttctgattgtaacGTTGCTGTGGGAGCAAGAGAGGAAAAGTGTACTGGGGGTtgtgagggaagggaggggaggagggggtggaataaaatactatttttactgccactctttattttttccccctaCTTTTTCCTTGTGTCCAGTTTTTGTCCCTGTAAATGCAATAGTTAAGTACACACTAAGCATTTGTTCCTGGCTCTCAAAGAAGATGGTTTGGAGTTCTCTTATGTTTCCTGGTATTTTCCAAGTCTCAGGTTGGGTGGAAGTCCGCGGCTGGTCTCAGTTTGGTTACTCAACACCCAGAAGGGTCTGAGCACCAGCCATAGCTTTTGCTTTGATTCACATGCTTTTCGCGGAACTGCTAGAGGCATCCAACACCCTGGTTTGTAAATAGCAACCTAAAGGTGTATTTTGGCACTGGTTTGGGGACATTCCCCATCTCTCATCCCTTTTCCCCCTTCACAGATCGTGGTGGGCTTCCTTCTACAAAGAGGACTCAGATGTTACTCTTGAGAGCTTAAGAGCCAGAGAGCTGAAAATGGCAGTCTTGTGAGTTACAAGGAAAATGGATTtggtaataataattaaaagtgaagaaacaaaccCTCAAACTTCAActtctttacaagaaaaaaaaactgtcctaTCTTGTTCTGTAAAATATTAGAATGCtttgttttacaaaaatgatGAGAGAATTCTTCTACATGTATTTCTGTGCTTAGAACAATTTTATGGAGCCAggtggaggagccaagatggccgaatgggaacagctctggtctacagctcccagcatgagcgatacagaagacaggtgatttctgcatttccaactgaggtactgggttcatctcactggggagtgccagacagtaggtgcaggacagtgggtgcagcacacagtGCATGacccgaagcagggcgaggcatcatctcacccaggaagtgcaaggggtcagggaattccctttcctagtccaagaaaggggtgacagatggcacctggaaaatcgggtcactcccaccctagtactgcgcttttccaatgggcttaaaaaaagcacaccaggagattatatcccacacatggctcggagggtcctacgcccacagagtctcgctcattgctagcacagcagtccgagatcaaactgcaaggtggcagcaaggctgcgggaggggcgcccgccattgccaagttagttgtttgattaggtaaacaaagcagccgggaagcacgaactgggtggagcccaccacagctcaaggaggcctgcctgcctctgtaggctccacctctaggggcagggcacagacaaacaaaaagacagcagtaacctctgcagacttaaatttccctgtctgacagctttgaaaagagtagtggttctcccggCACGCAGCTTGaaatctgagaacaggcagactgcctcctcaagtgggcccctgacccctgagtagcctaactgggaggcaccccccagtaggggcagactgacacctcacacagccgggtactcctctgagacaaaacttccagaggaacaatcaggcatcagcatttgcggttcaccaatatccgctgttctgcagtcACTGCTGCTgaaacccaggcaaacagggtctggagtgcacctctagcaaactccaacagacctgcagctgagggtcctgtctgttagaaggaaaactaacaaagagaaaggacatccataccaaaaacccatctgtatgtcaccatcatcaaagaacaaaggtagataaaaccacaaagatgggaaaaaaagag
This sequence is a window from Homo sapiens chromosome 12, GRCh38.p14 Primary Assembly. Protein-coding genes within it:
- the ANP32D gene encoding acidic leucine-rich nuclear phosphoprotein 32 family member D; the protein is MEMGKWIHLELRNRTPSDVKELFLDNSQSNEGKLEGLTDEFEELELLNTINIGLTSIANLPKLNKLKKLELSSNRASVGLEVLAEKCPNLIHLNLSGNKIKDLSTIEPLKKLENLESLDLFTCEVTNLNNY